The following proteins are co-located in the Oncorhynchus gorbuscha isolate QuinsamMale2020 ecotype Even-year linkage group LG22, OgorEven_v1.0, whole genome shotgun sequence genome:
- the iba57 gene encoding putative transferase CAF17 homolog, mitochondrial, with the protein MHCMGLVCFARAAVGPNSFLRLYSRNFNARKCSESRYQWTDARCPAGWTNINNYSQEARKNELGQYVCYHLPHRTLMKVQGQDTRSFLQGIVTNDMELFAKEEQNVLYAHMLNVQGRTLYDIIIYRLKVAEAGCGVLVECDTTIKDVILKHLKVYKIRRQVQISTCPELSLWAVLPQGTAPGHKRPKPDLTAPEKALMWEEDPRTEAMGWRLVVDNEVDPLEMIPWCQQGNSEEYHRHRYAIGLPEGVKDLPPGVALPLESNLVYMQGISFSKGCYIGQELTARTHHTGVVRKRLMPVRMSAPAKGLEEGVSLQTQSGKPAGKHRAGVGELGLSLIRLAHAKEPLTLKASEDTTVTLEASVPDWWPKDTKAK; encoded by the exons ATGCACTGTATGGGATTGGTTTGTTTCGCTAGGGCCGCGGTTGGTCCAAACTCTTTTCTTCGACTCTACTCACGCAATTTCAATGCTAGAAAATGTTCCGAAAGCCGGTACCAGTGGACAGATGCTCGGTGCCCAGCAGGATGGACCAACATCAATAATTACAGTCAGGAAGCACGTAAGAATGAATTGGGACAGTATGTTTGCTATCATCTTCCACACAGGACCTTAATGAAAGTTCAAGGGCAAGATACAAGATCGTTTCTTCAAGGTATTGTAACCAATGACATGGAGCTCTTTGCAAAAGAGGAACAGAACGTTTTGTATGCGCACATGCTGAACGTTCAAGGAAGGACACTGTATGACATTATCATATACAG GTTGAAAGTAGCAGAAGCGGGTTGTGGTGTTCTGGTCGAGTGTGACACCACCATAAAGGACGTAATTTTGAAACATTTGAAGGTGTACAAAATCCGCCGGCAGGTGCAGATCAGCACCTGTCCAGAGCTTTCTCTATGGGCTGTGTTGCCTCAGGGAACAGCCCCAGGCCACAAGAGGCCTAAGCCAGATCTCACTGCCCCAGAAAAAGCTCTGATGTGGGAGGAAGATCCGAGAACTGAAGCCATGGGCTGGAGGTTGGTGGTGGACAACGAAGTCGATCCTCTGGAAATGATTCCATGGTGTCAGCAAGGCAACTCAGAAGAGTACCACAGGCACCGCTATGCAATAG GACTTCCTGAGGGGGTGAAGGACCTTCCTCCCGGGGTGGCTCTTCCTCTGGAGTCCAACCTGGTCTACATGCAGGGCATCAGCTTCAGTAAGGGCTGTTACATTGGCCAGGAGTTGACCGCCAGGACTCATCACACCGGGGTGGTGCGGAAGCGCCTGATGCCTGTACGCATGTCAGCACCAGCCAAAGGCCTGGAGGAAGGAGTATCGCTACAGACCCAGTCTGGCAAGCCAGCCGGGAAGCACAGGGCCGGGGTTGGAGAGCTGGGCCTGAGCCTGATCCGCCTGGCTCACGCTAAAGAGCCACTGACACTCAAGGCGTCAGAGGACACCACAGTGACTCTAGAGGCCTCTGTGCCAGACTGGTGGCCCAAAGACACTAAAGCAAAATGA